The window ACGGGAGCCTCTAATTGTCCTGCAAAATCTGGCAGGTTTTTATCGAGATTTACTCATTGCTAAAACCGCTCCCAATCGTAATGATTTAGTTGCTGTAACCCCCCCAACTTGGGAACAACTGCGTGAGTTTGCTAAAAGTCTGGATATCTCCACAATTTTGCAAGGTCAACAGCATCTTAAAAACAGTGAAGCTCAAATCAAAAATACCACTCAACCACGCTTGTGGTTGGAAGTGACCCTATTAGGCTTACTGAAATCTGCGAATCCTACCCCTGTCGCCAGTCCGCCTGTACTCCAGACGCCAGCAATGAGCAGACAGGAGCCTCAAACCTCTCGTGAATCTTCATCATCCAGTGCCCCACTTCACTCGGCTTCCAGTTCAGGGGCATCCTCACCTGATCGATCCACTCAGTCAAATTCGGTTGCTCAGGAACAATCTTTTTCATCTCAAAATCCAACAACGGCACGGAGAGAAGAGATACCCTCAATCCCGGTTCAAAGCCCTACGGCAAACGCATCTGCTGCAAACTCTACGGCTTCTACACAGTCATTAGCAGGCAATGCAGCAAAGCCCACCCCAGAGGCGATCGCATCTTCCTCTAATGTCAATGAAATCTGGCAAAAAGTACTTTCAGTCCTTCAACCTTTTGCAACACAAGCCTTATTACGTCAGCATTGTCACTTATTAAGTTTTGAGGAGTCAATTGCCTATGTTGGTGTTAGTTCACTACCTCTATTGGATCTAGCTCAAAAAAAATTACCGAACATTGAAGCTGCGTTTGAAAGAGTCTACCAATCTAAGGTAAAGGTAACGCTACAAACAAAGGCGATGAATTCTTCTCATACGGCGACGGCTGATAAATCAACGGTTCAACCTATCGTTAAGCCCACGCCAGAACTTAAGGTTACCCAACCTCTTACCAACGATACCTTTAACCAGGGAACAAGGCAGGTATTATCGGTACTCCCAGAGGGGGAGAAAGCCCCTGAAGTTTATGCCAAAACTGGGAGAGAGGGAGAAAATACTGCCCTCTTGGAAAAAACCAATTTCCCCATACATCAAGAGCCTCACGGGAATGTGATCACAGAAGCTCCTGTGCCTTTACCCTCTATTGAATCTCCACAGTCGCTCTTAGTCGAAAGTATAGATGTAGATGCGGGAGAAATTGAGAAAGCCCTGGGAAACCTCAAGCTATTTTTTGATGGAGAAATTGTCGATTTAAGTGATGATGCCAGCAAGCGTGAACCTGCAAGTATTCCGTCTTGGGAATTGAAAGAGGGTATAGAAGAGGCTACTCAGCCCCTAGCCTTAGAGCAAGCACAAGAAGATGATCAGGATAAAACTCCTTTAATTCAAGCCGCCACTCATTATCAGTGGCAAGAGGACGAGTTAACAGCCCTGCAAAATTCCCAAATCTCGAAGCGGTTGGAGGAGTTGGAATTGGATGAAGACGGAGATATTCCGTTCTAGAATAGCTATTGAATATCACTAAGAATAATCCCCGCCCTCAACAAGAGTAAGGACGGGGACTTTCAATTCTGAATTGAAATTCTAGCGATTGGCTTCAAATTCCAAGGTTTCTTCCTCAGTTCCTTGATGTACTGTTTTCACCCATTTAAGCCGCTTAGGACGCACGGAAATTCGCGCTGTCATCCCACCAATCACGAGCATCCAGTGAAGCATGTAAAAGGTGCCGCGTATTGTCTGCAAGAGGGTAATAAACCCTGTCGAAATATTGAAGGGTTCGTTTCGTTTGGTGCGTAACAGCCCAACAAACATTCCGATCGCGGGAAGGGTGAGAGCCAATCCGCTCAGAGGGGATAGGATCGGGAGATGATGGCGAGCTAAAGCCATTAAAAAATCGGGTAAGGCTGCGGCTGGCAATAGGTACTGGATAATCATGAACGAGAACAAATCCAGCGTTTTTAACGTGCCCATCCGATTACTGACAATCAATCGCCAGTAATCCAGATAGCGCTGGTATCCTCCTTCTCCCCAACGGTTACGCTGATGCCATAGCGCTAGGGCGGTTGTCACACCTTCTTCTTCCACAGGCGGGAAGTCCAGAAACTGGATATCCCACTTGTCCAAGTGCAAGCGAATGGTTAAATCCAAATCGTCTGTAATGGTTTGTTCGTTCCAACCGCCGCAACGCTCTAAAGCGGCTCGACGAACAAATTGACCGTTACCCCGCAGTTCTCCTATGCCACCAATAGCAATGCGCTGCTGTTGGATAAAGGTATCAAGAGCCATTTCTGCCATTTGCCCTCGTGTCCAGAAATTCACCGAAGCATTGGCGATCGCTTTCCGAACCTGCACAGCACCGACTTGCGGCTTGCCAAACAAGGGCAGCATACGCCGCAATACATCTTTCGGTACCCTTGCATCGGCATCAAATACCCCAACAATTTCACCCTTGGTGAGGGGTAAAACCTGATTGAGTGCGCCGGATTTGCCGCCTCCTGCCGCCTCACCCCGATGCAACACTTTCAACTGGGTGTATTCTGTCGCTAACTGGTCTAATAACGCAGGTGTTTGGTCAGTGCTATAGTCGTCGATTACCCAGACTTCGTATCGGCTTTTAGGGTAATCTAAGTTACACAGCATTTTGACGAGATTCGTGATCACAGCCTCTTCATTTTTGGCTGCCACGAGGAGAGACACAAACGGTAAATTTGCCTGAGCATCATCCCAGAGTGGTTCAGGCGTCTTTCGCGGTCGAGCAAACAAGAACCGTACCGCCTGAATCCCTAATAGCGCTGTTAAGCCCCAAATTAAGTAAGAACCCCAGGATACTAAATGGAGTAAGATGATTCCTCCCCACAGGGCAGTGAGAACCACAGCCGCTTTCTGTCGGCGTCCTTCTAGCCCTTGAAAAAAGAATTCATTTTCAAATTCTTCCTCCTCGAAATCGGATAACAGTGAGCTAATTGGGTCTAGTTCACTACCAGACTCATCTTCTGACCAGTAATTCTCCGGCATAATTTACGAGGGTTCACTCCCCATACTTATCAACAATCATTAAGAAACTAGGTTAGGAGATAACACCATACTCCGCCACTTTCGCAGTTAGACAGCGATTAGCTAGTATCACGCCGAAAGGACGCTCATTCTTCGCTAACGCTGTGCTAGGGCTACCGCTACGAGGATATCCGGTGCCTCAGGCAATCGGAAGAAAAAAAATAGGGCTGTAATCAGCAGTACTTGCAGCTTTATTGTATCTGAGATTATTAAATTTCTTATACTTTGATGGGCATACTTTAATTTTTTGAGACGTTTTGTAGTGAAGTGGTCACTAAAGGTGTGTGGGATTTGAGTATGGTGACTTCGTTGATAGCGATGACTGCTTGGGGATTGGGTTCTGTCTTGTGGGCAGAATTGGTGCGAGACTTTTACCACCTCTTGGCTCATTATTGGACTCCTCTATATCGGCTCCATGTATGGCATCATCGCGTTTTTCGTCCGGATTTAACGGCTGTCAATGACACGATTTATCGGGAAGCGCATTGGCGCAATGACGTGCCAGAAGCCCTAGCCATGTTGGTATTGGGGTTGTTGCCGTGGGGGGTTGCCTATACAGTGGCACCAGAGCAGCATTGGGCGGCTTTATTGGGTTGTCTTTATACGCTTACCTTTTTATTTAGTGCGATCGCACGGGGAAGTGGGATTAAATGGGCTGAGGAATTAACCGATGTCACCCACCGTCCCGGACAATTTTTGACTCCACCTTCTCGTTGGTTCGTCAATCGCACCTATCATTGGCGACATCACTTTGATAACCAAAAGGCTTACTATTGCGGTACGTTGACATTAGTGGATCAGCTCATGGGAACAGCTCTTTCGTTTAAAGGTAAAACTGTTGCGGTGACTGGAGCCTCTGGAACTCTGGGGCAAGCACTTCTGGCGACTCTTCATGAACGTGGGGCGAAAGTTATGGCTCTTACTTCTAGGGAGCAATCTGTTAGCCTAACCGTGAAAGGTGAAAATATTCCTGTCAAAACAATGACTTGGCAGGTAGGACAAGAATCTGACTTGGCAGCGATTTTGGAAACAGTAGATATTCTCATCCTCAATCACGGAATTAACGTGCATGGGGAGAGAACGGCAGATGCGATCGCACAATCTTATGAAATCAACACCTTTTCCAGTTGGCGGTTAATGGAACTGTTTTTCAGCACCGTCCGCACTAATCAAGAAATGGCAACCAAAGAAGTTTGGGTCAATACATCAGAAGCCGAAGCCTCTCCTGCCTTTAGCCCCCTGTACGAACTCAGCAAACGGGCACTAGGAGACTTGGTTACCCTGCGGCGTTTAGATGCGCCCTGTGTGGTGCGAAAACTGATTTTAGGGCCATTTAAGAGTAATCTCAATCCGATTGGAGTGATGTCGGGAGATTGGGTAGCAAAACAGATTGTAAATCTAGCGGTTCGGGATGTGCGGAATATTATCGTTACGATTAATCCCTTAACCTTTGTGATGTTTCCCCTCAAACAATTGTTTGTTGGTCTTTATTTCAAACTGTTCAGTCGCCGTGCTGATTTACAGGCTGTGAAGTCGGAGGTAGTTTCCGGAAATATAGCCATCAAGGGGTTAGCCCAAAAATAATTTTGCCTGGGTTTGTTTTTGGATGCTCATACCAAATCCAGATCTATAACTCCTTATCCATCTCGAATTTGTATCATCCGTCGAGCCAACAACCCAAAATAACAATTTGGGGAGAGTCAATTACCCTCCCCAAAAATTTTTGATCTCGCTTTTAAATTTAACCTGCGGATGACTCTGACTTAATCGAGGCGTTAACGCTTCACCAGTTTCTTTGTCACCTTTCGCAGACGCACTGACTTCGGTGTGACTTCCACCAGTTCATCCGATCCGATGTATTCTAGAGCACGCTCTAAACTCATTTCCATCGGCGCTTGCAACTGCACGAGTTCATCACCCGTCGCAGAACGATGGTTTGTAAGCTGCTTGGTCTTACAAACGTTCAGATCCAGGTCTTGAGGGCGGTTGTGTTCCCCAACAATCATGCCCTTGTACACCTTGGTACCCGGTGTAATAAAGAACACTCCTCGGTCTTCCCCGTTCTTCATCGCGTAGAAGGTTGCTACTCCTTCCTCAAACGAGATAATTACCCCATTACGGCGGGTCTCAACATCACCGGAGAAAGGACGATAATCCAAGAAGCTATGATTCATGATGCCCTCACCCCGTGTCAGGCGCATGAACTCACCCCGGAATCCGATTAAACCCCGCGCTGGAATCACAAACTCCAGTTGGGTACGACTATTGCCGCCAACTTGCATATCCTGCATTTCGCCCTTGCGCTGACCGAGGCGTTCGATACAGCCGCCCACAGCGACTTCAGGGATATCTAGCACCAAAAGCTCATAGGGTTCGCAGGGTTGACCATTCACTTCTCGGTAAATCACCTGGGGCTGGGAAACCTGAAACTCATACCCCTCACGGCGCATGGTTTCGATAAGGATACCCAGGTGCAGTTCACCGCGACCCGAAACCAGGAATTTATCGGGAGAGTCGGTTTCTTCGACGCGCAGGGCAACGTTGGTTTCCAGTTCTCGAATCAAGCGATCGCGCAATTGCCGTGAAGTCACAAAATCCCCTTCCTGACCCGCAAACGGCGAATCATTCACCGAGAAGGTCATCTGCAAGGTTGGCTCATCCACCTTAATCAGTGGTAAGGCTTGCGGTTCATTGGGGCAAGTAATCGTTTCCCCAATGTTGGCATTGGCAAACCCAGCCACCGCGACGATGTTTCCGGCTGAGGCTTCTTCGAGGTCGATGCGCTTGAGTCCTTCAAAGCCCATCAATTTGGTAATTTTTCCCTTGACAATTGCGCCTGTTTCTGTTACTACTGCCGCTTGCTGACCGGACTTGATTGTGCCATTGTGGATGCGACCAATCACAATCCGACCGACATATTCAGAATAATCAAGGGTGGTCACTTGCAGTTGTAAGGGCTTTGTAACATCCCCAATCGGTGGGGGGACATGACGTAAAATTGCCTCAAACATGGGTTGCATATCCACGCCTTGGGCGTCCAAATCTTCTTTGGCGTAGCCTTCTAGACCTGAGGCAAACAGATAGGGAAACTCACACTGGTCATCGTCTGCACCTAATTCTAGGAACAGATCCAAGACTTTATCAACGGCACCATGGGGGTCAGCTTGGGGTCGGTCAATTTTATTAACGACGACAATAGGGCGTAATCCCTTTTCCAGGGCTTTTTTCAGCACAAACCGAGTCTGAGGCATTGGCCCTTCATTGGCATCCACAATCAGGATGCAGCCATCCACCATCCCCAACACCCGCTCAACCTCACCGCCAAAGTCAGCGTGACCGGGGGTATCAACAATGTTGATTAATGTTTCTTTGTAGCGAACGGCGGTGTTTTTGGAAAGAATTGTAATGCCTCGTTCCCGCTCTAAATCGTTGGAGTCCATGACGCAGTCTGGAACGTCTTCCCCTTCGCGGAAAATGCCAGATTGTTTGAGCAGGGCATCTACAAGAGTGGTTTTGCCGTGATCGACGTGGGCAATGATAGCAACGTTACGAATAGGGAGAGACATAGAAGCGTCAGAGAATGAGTGGCAGGAGGAAAATTTTCTGCTCAAGATTTCTTAATAATTGTAGCTTACTGTATGGGGCGATCGATGAGGCAATGAGAGGTATAGCCATGTCGCCGTTACGTGTCACGTAATCGCAATGACCTAAAAAAGGTAAGATTTATAGAGGTTTCAGGAGTTTCGCTGGTTAATCAGGACTCTCAGCCAAATTAGGTTTAACTTCAGTTCAGAGGCCGAATGAGGGAGGTCTTCTACAAAGCGGCTATCTGTTCAGCCGCTTGTGCTAATTCAGACGCCACACGCGCTGCATAAGGGCGAATGAACCACCAAATTAAAGGGGACAACCAACCCCGTAGTGTCACTGAATAGGATACATAAGTGCCGCAAACGGTAGATTCAATCTGGTAAGTTACCCGTTTTTCCACACCTGGGATGGCCAGCACGCGCACACTAAGTAATTCACCCGGTCGAACCCGCTCAACAAAAATTTGGACGGGAATGGGGATCAAACGAGTCACCACCTGATAAATGATTCCTGGTTTGGCAATTAACCCGCTTGGAGCATTGGTGCTAGATAGTAAGGGATGCCAGGAAACATCCGCTAAATTGATGATTTTTTGCCACAGAACGTCTACAGGAGCAGTACTTAAGGCCCGATAAGTTCTAAAAAGCGCGAACTTGCACCAAATCCCCTCTCGACCTGCGATTAATTTGAAGGAAAAATTGAGAATCACGATACACCTCCCCCAACGAACGCTCAGGCCAACCTCTCATTCTAAGCAAATGGTGTTGCGGGTAAAATCCCCTTTCTCAGGATATGAGCGCAAATCTTGAAAGACCATTAAGGTTCGTCTTTGTTTAAGGTTTGTAACCAGAGAGTGAATCAGGAAGACTGCATATCTTTACAAAGAGCCAATCCGAGATAGTCTAAGTAAAGTCAATAAACCATCATGATGCCCATCAGGGACTACCCGCTTTTGGGTGAACTATTTTGTTTGGGTTAACTCCATTGAATTGAGATTATGACAGCTTTTCAGACGGACGCAACGACTACTCCTCAGGTTTCGCCTTCTTTACCACCTGCTGACTCCAGAGAACGAGTCAAGCAGTTGATGCTACAGCTCCAAGATACAATTTGTCAGGCTTTAGAACAGCTCGATGGGGCTAGCCAATTTCAGGAAGATGTTTGGGAGCGAGAAGAAGGTGGCGGTGGTCGTTCCCGTGTCATACGCGATGGTGCTGTATTTGAGCAGGGTGGAGTTAACTTTTCCGAGGTTTGGGGTCACCAACTTCCTCCCTCTATTCTGGCTCAGCGTCCAGAGGCAACGGGACATGGTTTTTTTGCCACCGGCACATCAATGGTGCTGCATCCTCGCAATCCCTATATCCCCACTGTCCACTTAAATTATCGTTATTTTGAAGCGGGTCCCGTTTGGTGGTTTGGAGGAGGAGCCGATTTAACTCCTTATTACCCCTTTGCCGAAGACGCGGCTCATTTCCATCGCACCTTCAAAGGAGCTTGTGATAATCACAACCCTGAGTATTATCCCGTATTCAAGCGCTGGTGTGATGAGTACTTTTATTTAAAACACCGCCAAGAAACGCGGGGTGTTGGCGGACTCTTCTTTGACTATCAAGATGGCACAGGTCAACTGTATCGCGGCCCTCACAAAGATAGTCCCGCTGCCATTTATAGTGACCGACTTGGAGCGGTAGCGCCACGGACTTGGGAAGATTTGTTTGCCTTTATCCAGGAATGCTCTGCATCCTTTTTACCCGCTTATGTGCCCATTGTTGAGCGCCGTCAAGGGCTAGAGTATGGCGACAGAGAACGTGATTTCCAGCTTTATCGTCGGGGTCGCTATGTAGAATTTAACTTGGTCTATGACCGGGGTACCATCTTTGGTTTACAAACAAACGGGCGCACAGAGTCTATCCTCATGTCTCTACCTCCCTTAGTGCGTTGGGAATACAGCTACCAACCTGAACCGAATACGCCGGAAGCCGAGTTGTACGAGATATTTCTCAAGCCCCAAGACTGGGCTAACTGGACGCCTTTAACCTCCTTTTAAAGATATCTGAGTTAAACTAACGTGAGGTGAGTATTTGTCCTACGTAACAAGGTTGAGCGTTGTTTCAACTGAGTTTTCCAAGTTTAATTCAGGCACCAAGTCCGCAACCAAATGTTGCTCCTCTTGAGCTTCAAGGGGGGCTGCTGCTGCAAGGAGGTATTGATGATTCATATTGAGCAGAAAACACACACCACCAAAGATGGTACGACTGTCATTGTTTTAGCACCTGTCGGACGCTTGGATATCACTACGGCTTGGCAATTTCGTTTGAAGCTGCAAGAGTGTATTTCTAAGCTCAGCCGTCATGTGATTGTCAATCTCAGTCAGGTTAACTTTATTGATAGTTCGGGTTTAACGTCCCTAGTTGCCGGAATGCGAGATGCAGACAAAGTGAAAGGGAGTTTCCGCATTTGTAACGTCCATCCAGAGGCGAAACTGGTCTTTGAGGTCACCATGATGGACTCCGTGTTTGAAATCTTTGAAACGGAGGAAGAAGCCTTGGAAGGAGTTCCTCGGAGTATGGCGACCTGAAAAGTTTGAGGGTTGAAGATTGAAAGTTAGAAGGTTGAAGGTTGGCTTAAACCTGCAACGTACTTTCTCTGCCAACTTGTAACTGTTTAGAGCGGTAACTCGTCGGCAAAATCTTGACGTTTGGTGAAGCGGAACGGGCCAAGTAAGGCTCCCCATGTGGCTTTTCCGGTCGCTGGGTCAATGCCTTTGTCATAGGTGCGAAATTCCTCAGGTGTAGCCTCAAATCCTAGGGAAATTTGGTAATCTTTGCCTTGATAGCTAAAACTACAGGGCGTATTCGTTGCTGAGAACGCGGAAAATTCATAGGCATTAGGGGAAACTAGACGCTGTTTCACACGAAGAGTACAGCCTGGTAAAAACTCAATTTGTGCAGTTGTGAGCTGCTTTAATAATTCTGGATTACGACCAGCACCTCGGATCGCGTCCGGGTTTTTAAGCATATAAAACTGCACTTGTAAAGAGCCTGGTTCCGTTGGGTTGGGATACAGCCTCAGAATGCGTGGACGGTAGGGTTGATCGAGATTAACAATATTAGCCTGTTCAGCAAATAGGGTCAGGCTGTCTTCGGTAAACAAGGGCACCGGTCGCAGCCACAGGTGGAGGTGAACATACCAAGCGGGGTCGGCGATGGCTTGTTGTCGATTATCAAATTCACCCGCCATGTAGCGTGCTAAGGTAATCAATTCAGCAGAATGGGTCATTAGGGTAGAAAGTTAAAAGTTAGACGTTGAGAGACTCTCAAGGGTAGAAGATTGAGAGTTTTATTAGTGCTCTAGCTTCAAGGCTCTGCGATCCCGGATTGTAGCTTATTACCTCCCTTTCGGTTCTCTTCACCTTGGCAAACGTGTCCTTAAGCGAGACAATGGTTTTACGTCCCCCTTACAGTCTGCTTTGTGAATAACCTTCGCACAGTCTCAGATACTAAACGAGACTTTTACAACCATCACACCCGCCCTGTTAACTCGATCTTCCGACGGGTGGTCGAAGAGTTGATGGTCGAAATGCATTTGCTGTCGGTCAATGTTGATTTTCACTACGAACCCATCTATGCGTTGGGGGTTGTGACATCCTTTAACCGCTTTATGGAGGGCTACCGACCCGAACGAGATAAAGCTTCCATTTTTGATGCCCTGTGTCACTCGGTGGGGAATAACCCAGAACAGTACAAGCAAGATGCCCAATGGCTGGAGTCCATGGCAGAGCGTGTAACAGGGGAAGAATTAGTGTCGTGGTTAAGCGCACCAAGACCCCAAGATACTTTAGGGGATTTGTATGCCGCAGTCGCCGCGATCGCAGAAAATCCTAAATTTAAATACAGCCGTCTGTTTGCGATTGGCCTTTATACACTCCTGGAAAAAGCAGATTCAGAGTTGGTTCAGGACGAAAAGCGGCGGACTGAGGCTCTAAAGAAAATTAGTGATGGTCTACACCTCCCCGAAGAGAAGTTGCAAAAAGACCTAGAGTTGTACCGCAGCAACCTGCAAAAAATGGAACAGGTGCGAATTGTGATCGAAGATGCCATTCAGGCCGATCGCAAAAAACGGGAAAAACGGATTCAGGATCAGAA of the Allocoleopsis franciscana PCC 7113 genome contains:
- a CDS encoding DNA polymerase III subunit gamma/tau — encoded protein: MSYEPLHHKYRPQTFADLVGQEAIATTLTNAILSERIAPAYLFTGPRGTGKTSSARILAKSLNCLKQDQPTESPCGYCDVCKSIASGAALDVIEIDAASNTGVDNIREIIERAQFAPVQCRYKVYVVDECHMLSTAAFNALLKTLEEPPKHVVFVLATTDPQRVLPTIISRCQRFDFRRIPLDAMVGHLRHISSQEQIDITPEALTLVAQVAQGGLRDAESLLDQLSLLPEKVAVEHVWDLVGAVPERDLMALTKALSSDNSEAVLDHCRRLMDKGREPLIVLQNLAGFYRDLLIAKTAPNRNDLVAVTPPTWEQLREFAKSLDISTILQGQQHLKNSEAQIKNTTQPRLWLEVTLLGLLKSANPTPVASPPVLQTPAMSRQEPQTSRESSSSSAPLHSASSSGASSPDRSTQSNSVAQEQSFSSQNPTTARREEIPSIPVQSPTANASAANSTASTQSLAGNAAKPTPEAIASSSNVNEIWQKVLSVLQPFATQALLRQHCHLLSFEESIAYVGVSSLPLLDLAQKKLPNIEAAFERVYQSKVKVTLQTKAMNSSHTATADKSTVQPIVKPTPELKVTQPLTNDTFNQGTRQVLSVLPEGEKAPEVYAKTGREGENTALLEKTNFPIHQEPHGNVITEAPVPLPSIESPQSLLVESIDVDAGEIEKALGNLKLFFDGEIVDLSDDASKREPASIPSWELKEGIEEATQPLALEQAQEDDQDKTPLIQAATHYQWQEDELTALQNSQISKRLEELELDEDGDIPF
- a CDS encoding glycosyltransferase, translated to MPENYWSEDESGSELDPISSLLSDFEEEEFENEFFFQGLEGRRQKAAVVLTALWGGIILLHLVSWGSYLIWGLTALLGIQAVRFLFARPRKTPEPLWDDAQANLPFVSLLVAAKNEEAVITNLVKMLCNLDYPKSRYEVWVIDDYSTDQTPALLDQLATEYTQLKVLHRGEAAGGGKSGALNQVLPLTKGEIVGVFDADARVPKDVLRRMLPLFGKPQVGAVQVRKAIANASVNFWTRGQMAEMALDTFIQQQRIAIGGIGELRGNGQFVRRAALERCGGWNEQTITDDLDLTIRLHLDKWDIQFLDFPPVEEEGVTTALALWHQRNRWGEGGYQRYLDYWRLIVSNRMGTLKTLDLFSFMIIQYLLPAAALPDFLMALARHHLPILSPLSGLALTLPAIGMFVGLLRTKRNEPFNISTGFITLLQTIRGTFYMLHWMLVIGGMTARISVRPKRLKWVKTVHQGTEEETLEFEANR
- a CDS encoding bifunctional sterol desaturase/short chain dehydrogenase, whose amino-acid sequence is MVTSLIAMTAWGLGSVLWAELVRDFYHLLAHYWTPLYRLHVWHHRVFRPDLTAVNDTIYREAHWRNDVPEALAMLVLGLLPWGVAYTVAPEQHWAALLGCLYTLTFLFSAIARGSGIKWAEELTDVTHRPGQFLTPPSRWFVNRTYHWRHHFDNQKAYYCGTLTLVDQLMGTALSFKGKTVAVTGASGTLGQALLATLHERGAKVMALTSREQSVSLTVKGENIPVKTMTWQVGQESDLAAILETVDILILNHGINVHGERTADAIAQSYEINTFSSWRLMELFFSTVRTNQEMATKEVWVNTSEAEASPAFSPLYELSKRALGDLVTLRRLDAPCVVRKLILGPFKSNLNPIGVMSGDWVAKQIVNLAVRDVRNIIVTINPLTFVMFPLKQLFVGLYFKLFSRRADLQAVKSEVVSGNIAIKGLAQK
- the typA gene encoding translational GTPase TypA, coding for MSLPIRNVAIIAHVDHGKTTLVDALLKQSGIFREGEDVPDCVMDSNDLERERGITILSKNTAVRYKETLINIVDTPGHADFGGEVERVLGMVDGCILIVDANEGPMPQTRFVLKKALEKGLRPIVVVNKIDRPQADPHGAVDKVLDLFLELGADDDQCEFPYLFASGLEGYAKEDLDAQGVDMQPMFEAILRHVPPPIGDVTKPLQLQVTTLDYSEYVGRIVIGRIHNGTIKSGQQAAVVTETGAIVKGKITKLMGFEGLKRIDLEEASAGNIVAVAGFANANIGETITCPNEPQALPLIKVDEPTLQMTFSVNDSPFAGQEGDFVTSRQLRDRLIRELETNVALRVEETDSPDKFLVSGRGELHLGILIETMRREGYEFQVSQPQVIYREVNGQPCEPYELLVLDIPEVAVGGCIERLGQRKGEMQDMQVGGNSRTQLEFVIPARGLIGFRGEFMRLTRGEGIMNHSFLDYRPFSGDVETRRNGVIISFEEGVATFYAMKNGEDRGVFFITPGTKVYKGMIVGEHNRPQDLDLNVCKTKQLTNHRSATGDELVQLQAPMEMSLERALEYIGSDELVEVTPKSVRLRKVTKKLVKR
- the hemF gene encoding oxygen-dependent coproporphyrinogen oxidase translates to MTAFQTDATTTPQVSPSLPPADSRERVKQLMLQLQDTICQALEQLDGASQFQEDVWEREEGGGGRSRVIRDGAVFEQGGVNFSEVWGHQLPPSILAQRPEATGHGFFATGTSMVLHPRNPYIPTVHLNYRYFEAGPVWWFGGGADLTPYYPFAEDAAHFHRTFKGACDNHNPEYYPVFKRWCDEYFYLKHRQETRGVGGLFFDYQDGTGQLYRGPHKDSPAAIYSDRLGAVAPRTWEDLFAFIQECSASFLPAYVPIVERRQGLEYGDRERDFQLYRRGRYVEFNLVYDRGTIFGLQTNGRTESILMSLPPLVRWEYSYQPEPNTPEAELYEIFLKPQDWANWTPLTSF
- a CDS encoding STAS domain-containing protein codes for the protein MIHIEQKTHTTKDGTTVIVLAPVGRLDITTAWQFRLKLQECISKLSRHVIVNLSQVNFIDSSGLTSLVAGMRDADKVKGSFRICNVHPEAKLVFEVTMMDSVFEIFETEEEALEGVPRSMAT
- a CDS encoding chromophore lyase CpcT/CpeT, with amino-acid sequence MTHSAELITLARYMAGEFDNRQQAIADPAWYVHLHLWLRPVPLFTEDSLTLFAEQANIVNLDQPYRPRILRLYPNPTEPGSLQVQFYMLKNPDAIRGAGRNPELLKQLTTAQIEFLPGCTLRVKQRLVSPNAYEFSAFSATNTPCSFSYQGKDYQISLGFEATPEEFRTYDKGIDPATGKATWGALLGPFRFTKRQDFADELPL
- the psb29 gene encoding photosystem II biogenesis protein Psp29; its protein translation is MNNLRTVSDTKRDFYNHHTRPVNSIFRRVVEELMVEMHLLSVNVDFHYEPIYALGVVTSFNRFMEGYRPERDKASIFDALCHSVGNNPEQYKQDAQWLESMAERVTGEELVSWLSAPRPQDTLGDLYAAVAAIAENPKFKYSRLFAIGLYTLLEKADSELVQDEKRRTEALKKISDGLHLPEEKLQKDLELYRSNLQKMEQVRIVIEDAIQADRKKREKRIQDQNKAATSSSDSQESTPGV